From bacterium, the proteins below share one genomic window:
- a CDS encoding 30S ribosomal protein S15: protein MPAEESIEEVGTTVGSKADVIAKFKRGEGDTGSPEVQIALLTRRLEQLKTHFDKHSLDKHSKRGLLKIVSQRKRLLSYLRNEDITRYRTLIGELGLRK from the coding sequence ATGCCAGCTGAAGAAAGTATAGAAGAAGTCGGAACAACCGTCGGGTCAAAGGCGGATGTGATTGCAAAGTTTAAGAGAGGCGAGGGTGATACAGGCTCGCCAGAGGTGCAGATTGCGCTTTTAACTCGTCGACTTGAGCAGCTTAAAACACATTTTGATAAGCACTCTCTTGATAAACATTCAAAGAGAGGTCTGTTAAAGATAGTTTCCCAGCGAAAAAGGCTTCTTTCGTATCTACGAAATGAAGATATTACTCGCTATCGGACTCTTATTGGTGAGCTCGGGCTAAGAAAGTAG